Proteins encoded within one genomic window of Rhododendron vialii isolate Sample 1 chromosome 1a, ASM3025357v1:
- the LOC131320583 gene encoding uncharacterized protein At4g13230-like, whose amino-acid sequence MASMSLTSILTKSHNVGAMVVRNPWSSRVFVPVALRPFQKIERHESQTTHACDKAADAAGQGTGELKMAGREMKDKAASTAEDMNQKTKDAAGKAADTAQDLAEKAKQTAQDAWGSVKDTTQKIKETVVGKAEESKDSIKQNAEKVKREMDMKN is encoded by the exons atggcaaGCATGTCTTTGACATCCATCCTTACCAAATCCCATAATGTAGGAGCGATGGTGGTTCGAAACCCATGGagttctagggtttttgttCCCGTTGCATTGCGTCCTTTTCAG AAAATTGAGCGCCATGAGTCTCAGACAACACATGCATGCGACAAGGCGGCCGATGCAGCCGGACAAGGCACCGGCGAGTTAAAAATGGCCGGCCGAGAAATGAAAGACAAGGCTGCCTCCACTGCTGAAGAT atGAATCAAAAAACGAAAGACGCGGCCGGGAAGGCGGCGGACACTGCACAGGATTTAGCAGAGAAAGCCAAGCAGACTGCACAAGATGCCTGGGGTTCAGTCAAGGATACAACCCAGAAAATCAAAGAGACGGTGGTTGGCAAGGCCGAAGAATCAAAGGATTCCATCAAGCAAAATGCAGAAAAGGTCAAGCGCGAAATGGACATGAAGAATTAG